A part of Neodiprion pinetum isolate iyNeoPine1 chromosome 4, iyNeoPine1.2, whole genome shotgun sequence genomic DNA contains:
- the Pgk gene encoding phosphoglycerate kinase — MSFNKLSIDQVDLAGKRVLMRVDFNVPMKDGKITNKQRIVAAVDSVKYALEKNAKSVVMMCHLGRPDGTRNMKYTLAPIVPELKALLGKDITFLDDCVGPEVEKVCADPVPGSLILLENLRFHIEEEGKGVGPDGTKIKADKEKVVAFRASLRKLGDVYVNDAFGTAHRAHSSMLGEGFDVRASGFTLKKELQYFAKALDNPDKPLLAILGGAKVADKIQLINNLLDKVDEMIIGGGMAFTFLKVTKNMKIGASLFDEEGAKIVNDLLEKAKKNNVQVHLPVDFLTGDKFAENATVGTADVETGIADGLLGLDIGPKSQAIFAEPLKRAKVIVWNGPAGVFEFENFSKGTKSLMDGVVAATQRGAITIIGGGDTATCAVKWQTEDKVSHVSTGGGASLELLEGKVLPGVAALSDAP; from the exons ATGTCATTCAACAAATTAAGCATCGATCAGGTTGATTTAGCCGGCAAGAGAGTGCTGATGCG agTCGACTTCAACGTCCCGAtgaaagatggaaaaattacCAACAAGCAGCGAATCGTTGCCGCTGTCGATTCGGTCAAGTATGCTTTGGAGAAGAATGCCAAATCCGTTGTAATGATGTGCCACTTGGGGCGACCGGATGGCACAAGGAATATGAAGTACACCCTGGCACCCATTGTTCCTGAGCTCAAGGCTCTGCTAGGCAAAGACATCACCTTTCTGGACGACTGTGTCGGTCCTGAGGTCGAAAAGGTCTGCGCGGATCCAGTGCCGGGATCTTTGATTTTATTGGAAAACTTGAGATTCCACATCGAGGAAGAGGGCAAGGGTGTTGGGCCTGACGGGACCAAG ATCAAGGCTGACAAGGAGAAAGTTGTGGCATTCAGAGCATCTCTTCGAAAACTTGGAGATGTTTACGTTAACGATGCTTTTGGAACGGCTCATCGTGCTCATAGTTCGATGCTAGGCGAGGGCTTCGACGTTAGAGCCAGCGGTTTcacattgaaaaaagaattgcaGTACTTTGCTAAGGCACTGGACAATCCAGACAAACCACTGCTGGCCATACTTGGGGGAGCCAAAGTAGCGGATAAAATTCAACTGATCAATAACCTGCTGGACAAGGTTGACGAAATGATCATCGGTGGTGGAATGGCATTCACATTTCTGAAAGTCACGAAAAACATGAAG ATTGGTGCTTCTCTCTTTGACGAAGAAGGTGCAAAAATCGTTAATGACCTTCtggaaaaagcaaaaaagaatAACGTACAAGTACATTTACCTGTGGATTTCCTGACGGGTGATAAATTTGCTGAAAACGCAACTGTTGGAACTGCTGATGTTGAAACAGGCATTGCTGACGGCCTTTTGGGTCTCGACATTGGTCCTAAATCACAGGCTATATTTGctg AACCTCTGAAGCGAGCAAAGGTAATCGTGTGGAACGGTCCGGCAGGAGTTTTTGAGTTTGAAAACTTCAGCAAAGGTACAAAGAGTCTGATGGACGGTGTTGTTGCTGCCACACAGCGTGGTGCAATCACGATAATCGGCGGTGGTGATACAGCTACTTGCGCAGTAAAATGGCAAACAGAAGACAAAGTTAGCCATGTCAGTACTGGCGGTGGTGCCAGCTTGGAGCTTCTAGAAGGCAAAGTTTTACCAGGAGTTGCGGCTCTTTCCGATGCCCCATAA
- the LOC124215926 gene encoding hsp70-binding protein 1, with product MGSSFTKNTNKNMNSNNTSRSNSSMGSENNASNSRPLSIQTVRAQNDSRQSHPQSMPTQPRQPSNLQGLLRFAMEARQEENASQSSQFQPLDQERQAFLNQALSSMTVNVIEELQKSIKVLSSASELQLENEPSQYDNALDVIANYVDNMDTANDFYKIGGFAIFEPCLNSKYSSHRWRAADIIAELTQNNPYCQEKVLEFGLMPTLLHMVDTDPSEQTRIKALYAVSCLVRENPVSLTHLNVNDGYSVLLRALQSPIEKLQIKSAFLLSSLCSKDGNPHNLKTTLVNMGLIEQAAGLLAMQGLHPDTRDQLLRVLAGLAKNNYLPALKECRRPQLCLRQTLERHQRELRAEESFDEADMCAQLLDQIFSDHETNQER from the exons ATGGGTTCATCGTTTACAAAGAATACGAATAAAAACATGAACag CAATAATACGTCAAGGTCAAACAGCAGCATGGGAAGTGAAAATAACGCAAGCAACTCCAGGCCATTGAGCATCCAAACAGTCAGGGCTCAGAATGATTCGCGACAATCGCATCCGCAATCGATGCCAACTCAACCAAGGCAGCCATCCAATCTACAAGGGCTGCTTCGATTTGCCATGGAAGCTAGGCAAGAGGAGAATGCTTCACAGTCTTCGCAGTTCCAACCGCTGGATCAGGAG CGACAAGCGTTCTTGAATCAAGCGTTGTCTTCTATGACTGTAAATGTGATAGAGGAACTTCAAAAGTCAATAAAAGTGTTGTCCAGTGCAAGCGAACTCCAGCTTGAGAATGAACCTTCCCAATACGATAATGCACTGGATGTGATCGCAAATTATGTCGACAACATGGACACTGCAAATGACTTTTACAAAATTGGAGGCTTCGCGATATTCGAACCCTGCCTTAATTCTAAGTACAGCAGTCACAGATGGAGGGCAGCTGACATTATCGCTGAGTTGACGCAAAATAATCCATACTGTCAAGAAAAGGTCTTGGAGTTTGGTTTGATGCCGACATTACTGCATATGGTAGACACAGACCCCTCAGAACAGACCAGAATTAAGGCCTTATATGCAGTTTCTT GTCTGGTGAGGGAGAACCCAGTATCATTGACTCACCTGAATGTCAATGATGGCTATTCAGTTCTGCTAAGGGCATTGCAAAGTCCAATAGAAAAACTGCAGATAAAATCTGCCTTCCTGTTATCATCTTTATGTAGCAAAGATGGCAATCCCCATAATTTAAAGACAACTCTTGTTAATATGGGTTTGATCGAACAAGCGGCTGGTTTGCTGGCCATGCAAGGTCTTCATCCAGATACAAG GGACCAGCTATTGAGGGTACTAGCTGGATTGGCCAAAAATAACTACTTGCCAGCATTGAAGGAATGCAGAAGGCCGCAACTTTGCCTGAGGCAGACTCTAGAACGTCATCAACGTGAACTAAGGGCAGAAGAAAGTTTCGACGAAGCTGACATGTGTGCTCAGCTTTTAgatcaaatattttcagatcATGAGACAAATCAGGAGAGATAG
- the Pex19 gene encoding peroxisomal biogenesis factor 19, translating into MSEDKKKSGEPADAELNDLLDSALEDFNQVQSDKPKTDATAVASSAQLEQPDAAAGAEDQWTQDFIKQAADQFEKNLQNLIQNGDDNDLGASFQKMAQTVASAITGEGDLGSESSRSDFQSAISQALKDLSSTSQDLQNPVPGLGEADLAAMFGRTSLEEESGEFPSFMQGMMQSLLSKEVLYPTMKELVDKYPVWLEEKKPTLPAADFERYTEQLNLMQKVCAELENEKEDDSDEVKKARFEKTLALMNQMQNCGQPPEELVGAPALFKCDAEGNPVFPPGVDPPENCCVM; encoded by the exons ATGTCTGaggataagaaaaaatctgGAGAACCTGCAGATGCGGAATTAAACGACTTATTGGATA gCGCTCTCGAGGATTTCAATCAGGTTCAAAGCGATAAACCAAAAACCGATGCAACGGCAGTTGCATCGTCGGCACAATTGGAGCAGCCGGATGCCGCAGCTGGCGCTGAAGATCAGTGGACGCAAGATTTTATCAAACAAGCTGCAGACCAGTTCGAAAAAAACCTACAGAACCTGATACAAAATG GTGATGATAACGATCTGGGAGCCTCTTTCCAAAAAATGGCACAAACTGTAGCCAGTGCTATCACAGGGGAAGGCGATCTTGGGAGCGAAAGTTCTCGCAGTGACTTTCAGTCAGCCATTTCACAAGCGCTTAAAGATTTGTCCAGTACGAGTCAGGATCTGCAG AACCCGGTGCCAGGATTGGGAGAAGCAGATCTGGCTGCTATGTTCGGGAGGACATCTCTGGAGGAAGAGTCTGGCGAATTCCCATCTTTCATGCAAGGGATGATGCAGTCTTTATTGTCCAAGGAGGTTTTATATCCCACAATGAAAGAGTTAGTTGATAAATATCCAGTgtggcttgaagaaaaaaaacccacTCTACCAGCAGCTGATTTTGAAAGATACACGGAACAATTAAATCTCATGCAAAAG GTATGTGCAGAGCTggaaaatgagaaagaagaCGACTCTGATGAAGTGAAAAAGGCTCGCTTTGAAAAGACATTGGCATTGATGAACCAAATGCAGAACTGCGGGCAACCACCAGAAGAGTTGGTCGGTGCTCCTGCACTTTTCAAGTGCGATGCTGAAGGAAATCCAGTTTTTCCACCCGGAGTTGACCCACCTGAAAACTGCTGCGTCAtgtaa